GCGTGAAGCTGTCCCCTCTCGGCTGGAGACAGAAGTCCGAGTCGAGAAACGTCTCGAGAATCAACGACGTGCCGTTCGAGCATCTCGACCCGCCGCAGTCCACGACCCGGCACGACTCCGGCTCGCTCTGACACTGACTCAGCAACACACCTCGGAAATCGTTCCTGATAAGGCTGCGCTTCGCCCCAGCGAAACAGAACAGCTTGCTACGGTTACGGCTCCTGACGAAGGATTGCCAGTCGGTGACGTCAGCGTCGGTTCTGGGGTGGAATCCCGTGGGGTAAGGGACACCGACGTCGAAGTAGTCCCAGGGGTTGCGTTCGATGAGGAGGCGCGTGATGTTACGCATCCCGGGCTTGTAGATGCAGCTGGAGCCCCAGTCCGGGTCACGTGAGCGGCGGAAGTCCCAGGAGATCCGGCCCATGGTGAGGAAGTGATCCCAGCCGTCGGATCTCCTGTAGTAAGGCTGTGTTTGGAGCCAGCTCAGCATCGTCTCGCAGTGAAAATCGCGGTCCTGGGCGGTGGAGGAGTTGGACCAGAGGTACTTCCCGACGGCGAGTCCGACGTAGAAGGGGATGTAAAACGCGGTGGCGTTTTCCGGGTCGTGGACCCGGCACTTGTGGTGCATGATCCGGTTGTGGAAGATCACCTCCGTTACGAACTGGTCCGTCCAGTACCACGCCGGCGCAAGACTCTCCGGCACGACTCCGGCGATCCCGGTCGCCGGCTGGCCGAACCCGTCGTTCGCCAAAGCGTCACAGCGGGAGCTCCAGGGGTTGAGGTTGTCGCAGTTTTGGAGGATT
Above is a window of Fragaria vesca subsp. vesca linkage group LG7, FraVesHawaii_1.0, whole genome shotgun sequence DNA encoding:
- the LOC101312777 gene encoding xyloglucan galactosyltransferase KATAMARI1 homolog, with translation MLSIPAQPSPELQQKRPKSPDPLNLLTSLKQLIHHPRTWLLMAILSLQVILLFTLTTRSFSSRQDLSPPYTPLSGSTTPQPEPECSSGRVFVYDLPKSLNLEILQNCDNLNPWSSRCDALANDGFGQPATGIAGVVPESLAPAWYWTDQFVTEVIFHNRIMHHKCRVHDPENATAFYIPFYVGLAVGKYLWSNSSTAQDRDFHCETMLSWLQTQPYYRRSDGWDHFLTMGRISWDFRRSRDPDWGSSCIYKPGMRNITRLLIERNPWDYFDVGVPYPTGFHPRTDADVTDWQSFVRSRNRSKLFCFAGAKRSLIRNDFRGVLLSQCQSEPESCRVVDCGGSRCSNGTSLILETFLDSDFCLQPRGDSFTRRSIFDCMVAGSIPVFFWKRTAYFQYEWFLPGEPESYSVFIDRNSVKNGTASIKNVLAGYSREEVRKMREKVIDYIPNFLYAKPQEGLETVKDAFDIALERVLRRFEEHGEWGFKWQ